Proteins from a single region of Esox lucius isolate fEsoLuc1 chromosome 13, fEsoLuc1.pri, whole genome shotgun sequence:
- the zcchc8 gene encoding zinc finger CCHC domain-containing protein 8: MAEVDFGDSELFEQLEDSLPVATHIRFTEEDKDGEGGPEIKERVGEREEIIRSLLEENQDLKRKLKVLTRPSGINVENIKIDGPLLQILFANNSISKQCRQEIEDSICSIVHKHQLYGGVETGTPSSSVNPQTSSFVMEEDKKTKATCGITKIKEAFSMVGSVLYFTSFCLDKLGQPLLNDNPQQTEGWQVPKYQQVFSQVLALNGQEVQIKEKRAKPCCFNCGLDGHQLRDCPQPKDNARINEKRKEFSQGNQGNLSNQRYHAEEVEERFAKYKPGIMSEELLSALGVDMNTLPPHIYRMRELGYPPGWLKEAEMENSGLTLYDGKVSSEEQTEDGNGQKISYDVSKLIDFPGFNISAPSSVKDDYRLYDSIPMQHNHLKQNFAAYLSNNFPMPGANCKKRLHESDSSYRQTKKRKSDARSSDMDVDSDQDTTSRHHRSSDSFQFQPPLPPGSPSFGSPPPLPHGTPPATPTPPPLPKGTPPPTPTNGSPALRGRTVSEESAGGGGEEEELTLDELEEQQRLILAALENADTATSSDSEAPAVGTPFLSSPSISTQSPDEEESPQSPDAADRGHTVAEKPVEPKTPVQEEISMSHQAAAGGASEVASSPSLPQTPVQQKSCQTDSSDQDATEDLSDSAGKVTAVPHRSRFAQGIIPFEDTPEFTEVAEATGTYLKIRDLLKGSPRNVAKNKK, from the exons ATGGCGGAGGTTGATTTTGGTGACAGTGAGCTCTTTGAGCAATTAGAAGATAGTTTGCCTGTTGCTACTCACATTCGGTTCACGGAGGAAGATAAGGATGGAGAAGGCGGCCCTGAAATCAAGGAACGAGTAGGGGAGCGTGAGGAGATAATTCGCAGTCTCTTAGAAGAAA ATCaagatttaaaaagaaaattgaaaGTTTTGACAAGGCCTAG TGGTATCAATGTTGAAAACATTAAGATTGATGGACCTCTTCTACAGATCCTTTTCGCCAATAATAGCATCTCAAA gCAGTGCCGTCAAGAAATTGAAGATTCCATCTGTAGTATTGTTCACAAACATCAGTTGTATGGAGGCGTTGAAACAGGAACTCCCTCCAGCAGTGTCAACCCTCAG ACATCAAGTTTTGTTATGGAAGAAGATAAGAAGACTAAAGCCACCTGTGGCATCACAAAGATTAAGGAGGCCTTCAGT ATGGTGGGAAGTGTCCTGTATTTCACCAGTTTCTGTCTGGACAAACTTGGACAGCCCCTGCTAAATGATAACCCCCAGCAGACAGAAGGATGGCAGGTTCCAAA ATATCAGCAGGTTTTCAGCCAGGTCCTCGCCTTAAATGGACAAGAAGTTCAGATTAAAGAGAAAAG AGCTAAACCTTGTTGTTTCAACTGTGGATTGGATGGGCATCAACTTCGAGACTGTCCTCAG CCAAAGGATAATGCCAGAATCAATGAGAAGCGGAAGGAGTTTTCTCAGGGTAACCAAGGCAACCTAAGCAATCAGCGTTACCATGCAGAGGAAGTGGAGGAACGATTTGCCAAATATAAACCAGGAATCATGAG TGAGGAGCTGCTATCTGCACTGGGAGTTGATATGAATACCCTACCCCCTCACATCTACCGCATGAGGGAGCTAGGCTACCCACCTGGCTGGCTTAAGGAGGCCGAGATGGAGAACTCCGGCCTCACACTGTATGACGGAAAGG TTTCAAGTGAAGAACAAACAGAGGATGGCAATGGACAAAAGATTTCCTATGATGTTTCTAAGCTTATAGATTTTCCAGGCTTCAATATATCTGCACCATCTAGTGTGAAGGAT GACTACAGGCTATATGACTCTATTCCAATGCAGCATAATCACTTGAAGCAGAATTTTGCTGCATATTTGTCAAACAATTTTCCAATG CCTGGAGCCAACTGCAAAAAGAGACTGCATGAATCTGACTCATCTTACCGAcagacaaagaaaagaaaatctgatGCCAGAAGTTCAGATATGGACGTTGATTCAG ACCAGGACACTACATCCCGCCATCACCGGAGTTCTGACAGCTTTCAGTTCCAGCCCCCGCTGCCCCCTGGCTCACCATCCTTTGGTTCACCCCCTCCCTTACCTCATGGTACACCACCAGCCACTCCCACTCCACCCCCTCTTCCTAAGGGAACTCCTCCCCCCACGCCCACTAACGGCTCACCGGCTCTGCGGGGACGCACTGTGAGTGAGGAGTCTGCAGGtggggggggagaggaggaggagctgacACTGGATGAGTTAGAGGAGCAGCAGAGGCTGATCTTGGCAGCTTTGGAAAACGCTGACACCGCTACCAGCAGTGATTCAGAAGCGCCAGCTGTTGGAACTCCCTTCCTCAGCTCGCCCAGTATCTCGACGCAATCACCAGACGAAGAAGAGAGCCCTCAGAGCCCTGACGCAGCTGATAGAGGCCACACGGTTGCAGAGAAACCTGTTGAGCCGAAAACACCAGTGCAAGAGGAGATTTCCATGAGCCATCAAGCTGCTGCAGGTGGAGCCAGTGAGGTGGCATCGAGCCCTAGCTTGCCGCAAACACCAGTCCAACAAAAGAGCTGTCAGACAGACTCCTCAGATCAGGATGCCACGGAGGATCTGTCCGACTCTGCTGGGAAGGTAACAGCCGTGCCTCACCGGAGTAGGTTTGCACAGGGCATTATTCCCTTTGAGGACACACCTGAATTCACAGAGGTTGCTGAGGCCACTGGAACTTACCTTAAAATCCGAGACTTGCTAAAAGGTTCCCCCCGAAATGtggcaaaaaacaaaaagtga
- the si:ch211-110p13.9 gene encoding uncharacterized protein si:ch211-110p13.9: MSTYTTIQLPHWDGNNLKIRFVYLANRSSFKVTSCPIEGPMVPLFLGADLFSNTEIRTENHPRYHAKFAKKGLATKLHFSSAFRFHGLRVPTGSNCLWFYSIQGVFRVAFEMYNKQEQLSVLENFQELWKSRLNDIPLKMNYSLTVQLDPLPSQVIVDMYDQELKLKLMSQSLQGNLHEAVDIPQTDTGSPVFTSADHDYCTLTDKSLLAQPVHLCASVLSKKLQALEAKLSSDQTLGTNQLETILLLLENIERCVSRPLEERDVAETVITLLDAQKLRSVYSSHLLYSIGRWLGQQFHAANSCISQQVEDFKVRHIERITDLPPAEELASELFPEAMRTLLLHWMGLSNDSTLWKRQCEYPILLLILEFANHNLITGVAHVLYSSLKVNLDPPDSEGLGTTSFM; this comes from the exons ATGTCAACATACACAACTATTCAGTTACCGCACTGGGATGGTAACAACCTAAAAATCCGCTTCGTATACCTGGCAAATAGAAGCTCATTCAAAGTGACGAGCTGTCCTATCGAG GGACCAATGGTTCCTCTCTTTTTAGGGGCTGATCTCTTCTCCAACACTGAAATCCGTACAGAGAACCATCCCCGGTATCACGCAAAGTTTGCAAAGAAAGGATTGGCAACAAAACTGCATTTCTCTTCTG CTTTTAGATTCCATGGCCTGAGGGTTCCTACTGGCAGCAATTGCCTATGGTTCTACAGCATCCAAGGTGTTTTTCGAGTGGCCTTTGAAATGTACAATAAACAAGAGCAGCTGTCTGTATTGGAGAACTTTCAG GAGTTATGGAAGTCCCGCCTAAATGACATTCCATTAAAGATGAACTACAGTCTCACTGTTCAGCTGGATCCTCTGCCATCCCAGGTCATTGTGGACATGTATGACCAAGAATTAAAGCTCAAACTGATGTCTCAGAGCCTCCAAGGTAACCTACATGAAGCTGTGGATATCCCCCAGACTGACACTGGCTCACCAGTGTTCACTTCAGCAGATCACGATTACTGCACACTCACAGATAAGAGTTTGCTGGCACAGCCAGTCCACCTCTGTGCCTCAGTCTTAAGTAAGAAACTACAGGCCTTGGAGGCAAAGCTCAGCTCAGACCAAACTCTCGGGACCAACCAGCTGGAGACCATCCTGCTTCTTTTGGAAAACATTGAGCGCTGTGTGAGCAGGCCCCTGGAGGAAAGGGATGTGGCAGAGACTGTAATAACTCTGCTTGATGCTCAGAAGTTGAGGTCTGTGTACTCCAGCCACTTGCTTTATTCCATAGGCCGCTGGCTTGGCCAGCAGTTTCATGCGGCCAACAGCTGTATCAGCCAGCAGGTAGAGGACTTCAAGGTGCGGCACATAGAGAGAATCACAGATCTGCCACCTGCAGAGGAACTGGCCTCAGAACTGTTTCCAGAGGCAATGCGAACTCTGCTACTCCACTGGATGGGTCTGAGTAATGATTCAACCCTGTGGAAGAGACAATGCGAGTACCCCATTCTGCTACTAATCCTGGAATTTGCCAACCACAACCTTATCACTGGTGTGGCACATGTACTTTACTCAAGTCTTAAGGTTAATTTAGATCCACCTGATTCGGAAGGTTTAGGTACAACTTCTTTTATGTGA